The following are encoded together in the Flavobacteriales bacterium genome:
- the rnpA gene encoding ribonuclease P protein component codes for MSRYTFGKKEKLCSKLVIDELFKTGKSFKEYPIRVMYLPLATSDTAAKLLISVPKKRFKKAVSRNHIKRLIRETYRLNKPDLIEKWQDEAKYFALAFVYIGNEIPEYDALNKVMKRVLDKLKSISK; via the coding sequence ATGAGCAGATATACTTTCGGGAAGAAGGAAAAACTCTGTTCGAAATTGGTGATTGATGAGTTGTTCAAAACAGGAAAATCGTTCAAGGAATACCCGATACGCGTGATGTACTTGCCGCTTGCAACAAGCGACACGGCAGCCAAATTGCTGATATCAGTTCCGAAGAAACGCTTCAAAAAAGCCGTATCCAGAAACCACATAAAACGGTTGATACGGGAAACATATAGATTGAACAAACCAGATTTAATTGAAAAATGGCAGGACGAAGCAAAATATTTTGCCTTGGCATTTGTTTACATTGGCAACGAAATACCCGAATATGATGCCCTTAATAAGGTGATGAAGCGGGTTTTGGACAAATTGAAATCGATATCGAAATGA
- the tyrS gene encoding tyrosine--tRNA ligase, with amino-acid sequence MAFKPNHDLVEELKWRGLLHDSMPETQEMLNREMVTGYVGFDPTSDSLHIGNLVPIMLLKHLQLAGHKPIALVGGATGMIGDPSGKSAERNLLDEETLRKNQEGVRNQLLKFLDFENGENHAELANNYDWFKGMSFLQFMRDIGKHITVSYMMSKDSVQNRLETGLSFTEFSYQLVQGYDFAHLLKTKGVKLQMGGSDQWGNIVTGTELIRRMGLGEAKALVAPLITKADGGKFGKTESGNVWLDPNRTSPYQFYQFWLNASDEDAKKYIRIFSLLPKEEIEAIEAEHEPAPHNRVLQKALAKDVTIRVHSEEDYNAAVAASEILFGKGTEESLRKLSESDLLSVFDGVPQFEIAKSDIDAGIPVIDFLSEKAAVFPSKGEARKMIQGNGVSINQNKVSSIDLNVDASFLIAGKYILAQRGKKNYFLIKVV; translated from the coding sequence ATGGCTTTTAAACCCAACCACGACCTAGTAGAAGAATTGAAATGGCGCGGGCTGCTGCACGATAGCATGCCTGAGACGCAAGAAATGTTGAACCGGGAAATGGTGACGGGTTATGTGGGCTTTGACCCAACTTCGGATTCGTTGCATATTGGAAATCTCGTTCCGATCATGCTGTTGAAGCATCTGCAATTGGCGGGTCACAAACCGATTGCGCTGGTTGGTGGTGCCACAGGAATGATCGGTGACCCTTCAGGAAAATCAGCCGAACGGAATTTGTTGGATGAAGAAACGCTGCGAAAAAATCAGGAAGGCGTTCGGAATCAATTGCTCAAATTCCTCGATTTTGAGAACGGAGAAAACCATGCGGAATTGGCCAACAACTACGATTGGTTCAAAGGAATGAGCTTCCTCCAGTTCATGCGCGATATTGGAAAGCACATCACGGTAAGCTATATGATGTCTAAAGATTCGGTTCAGAATCGCTTGGAAACAGGACTTTCTTTCACGGAATTCAGCTACCAATTGGTTCAAGGATACGACTTTGCTCACTTGCTGAAAACCAAAGGCGTAAAGCTGCAAATGGGCGGTTCTGATCAGTGGGGGAACATCGTCACTGGAACAGAACTCATCCGCAGAATGGGATTGGGCGAGGCCAAAGCATTGGTTGCTCCGTTGATCACCAAAGCGGATGGCGGCAAATTCGGCAAGACCGAAAGCGGCAACGTTTGGCTCGATCCAAATCGGACTTCTCCATACCAATTCTACCAGTTTTGGTTGAATGCTTCTGACGAGGATGCGAAGAAATACATCCGCATTTTCTCACTTCTCCCGAAGGAAGAAATCGAGGCGATTGAGGCAGAACATGAACCTGCGCCACACAACCGCGTGTTGCAAAAAGCATTGGCAAAAGATGTGACCATTCGGGTGCATTCTGAAGAAGATTACAATGCAGCAGTTGCTGCTTCTGAGATTCTGTTCGGAAAGGGAACGGAGGAATCATTGCGTAAACTTTCTGAGAGTGATCTGCTTTCAGTTTTTGATGGCGTTCCTCAGTTCGAAATTGCCAAATCAGACATTGACGCGGGAATTCCTGTCATTGATTTTTTAAGTGAAAAAGCTGCCGTTTTCCCATCAAAGGGAGAAGCCAGAAAGATGATTCAAGGCAATGGCGTTTCCATCAATCAGAACAAGGTTTCGAGTATTGACCTGAATGTTGACGCATCGTTTCTGATCGCTGGAAAGTACATTTTAGCGCAGCGTGGCAAGAAGAATTACTTCCTGATAAAGGTGGTTTAG
- a CDS encoding Nramp family divalent metal transporter: protein MKKFIQSILPGLFLIGFNIGTGSVTAMAKAGANYGMALLWTILLSCLVTYYLIRLFGKYTIVTGETALAAFRKHIHPAFGMFLLVALTVNVSGGIMGVMGIVADVLHHWSLTWIDGGISPLIWASGSIALIYGIFLIGTTSTFEKALAGMVAFMGLCFFINFVLMMPPVADMLNGLIPQVPETNAASNSSSYLVIAGMVGTTVSSMIFIVRTTLVKEAGWGIQDMKIQNRDALVSATMMFLISASIMAAAAGTLYLAGYSLNDAKEMITLLEPVAGKYAVAIFVVGITAAGLSSQFPNTLLLPWLICDYFSIKPDMKRTDFRIVVLVMSLLGLVVPIFHARPVFVMVASQAFAALVLPVTVGGIFYLTSRKQIMGEHVNSKMDNLILFAIFLFSLFMGGVGVRGFIQDFL, encoded by the coding sequence GTGAAAAAATTCATCCAATCCATTCTTCCCGGGCTGTTTCTCATTGGTTTCAACATTGGAACGGGTAGCGTAACGGCCATGGCAAAAGCTGGCGCCAACTACGGTATGGCCTTGCTTTGGACCATTCTGCTTTCGTGCTTGGTGACGTATTATCTCATCCGCCTGTTCGGGAAATACACCATTGTGACAGGCGAAACGGCTTTGGCAGCATTCCGAAAACACATTCATCCAGCCTTTGGGATGTTCCTGTTGGTGGCACTTACGGTCAATGTTTCGGGCGGAATTATGGGCGTGATGGGCATTGTGGCCGATGTACTTCATCATTGGTCGCTTACATGGATCGATGGCGGCATTTCGCCCCTCATTTGGGCCAGCGGTTCCATTGCGCTGATCTACGGCATTTTTCTTATCGGAACGACTTCCACCTTTGAGAAGGCCCTGGCGGGAATGGTTGCTTTTATGGGACTGTGCTTCTTTATCAATTTTGTGCTGATGATGCCGCCAGTTGCTGATATGTTGAATGGACTCATTCCGCAGGTTCCAGAAACGAATGCAGCTTCCAATTCGAGTTCGTATCTGGTGATTGCAGGTATGGTCGGAACCACGGTTTCGTCCATGATCTTTATCGTCAGAACCACCTTGGTGAAAGAAGCCGGTTGGGGAATTCAGGACATGAAGATCCAGAACCGCGATGCGCTGGTGAGCGCCACGATGATGTTCCTGATCTCGGCTTCCATCATGGCTGCTGCGGCCGGAACGCTGTATCTCGCTGGTTATTCGCTGAACGATGCCAAGGAAATGATCACGCTGCTCGAACCCGTGGCGGGTAAATATGCCGTGGCGATTTTCGTAGTAGGAATTACCGCTGCAGGGTTGTCATCTCAATTCCCGAACACCTTGCTTTTGCCGTGGTTGATCTGCGATTATTTCAGCATCAAACCAGACATGAAACGGACCGATTTTCGGATTGTGGTTCTCGTGATGTCGCTGCTCGGACTTGTTGTTCCGATCTTCCACGCACGACCTGTTTTTGTGATGGTAGCAAGCCAAGCTTTTGCGGCTTTGGTACTTCCCGTAACGGTGGGAGGGATTTTCTATCTCACTTCGCGAAAGCAGATAATGGGCGAACATGTAAACTCTAAAATGGACAACCTCATTCTTTTCGCCATTTTTCTTTTTTCACTTTTTATGGGAGGAGTTGGCGTTCGTGGATTCATTCAAGACTTTCTCTGA
- a CDS encoding thioredoxin domain-containing protein — protein sequence MKTVLSVPFVFIIAMFQSCGQQNSPMTDHKHTNALINETSPYLLQHAHNPVNWLAWNDESLAKAKAEQKPILVSIGYSACHWCHVMEHESFEDSTVAAYMNAHFICIKVDREERPDVDQVYMNAVQLMTGRGGWPLNCFALPDGRPLYGGTYFPKEQWMDVMGKVAGIWENDREKALEYATNLTRGIKESELIQRNTGAAELTSEDVKGYVQKWKLDFDNREGGPNRAPKFPLPNNYEFLLRYAYLNEDQEVKNHVDLTLEKMAFGGIYDQIGGGFARYSVDGLWKVPHFEKMLYDNAQLVSLYSEAYQATKNPLYKEIVDETLAFIQREMTSEEGAFYSALDADSEGEEGKFYVWKEDELKATLRDDFDWVKAYYNINSKGFWEHGNYILLRDKTDEDFAKKQGWSVDELKSKIVSVKSRLLAERSKRIRPGLDDKQLTSWNALMLKGYADAYRVFGEKPHLDAALKSADFILKTQRKEDGGLWHNHKGKRSTINGFLEDYCFTIEALISLYQATFDRKWLDEADALVKYTIEHFHDPESGMFFFNSNNDAQLIARKMELTDNVIPSSNSSMAKGLFYLGHYLDKKEYLDISEQMLHNVKPSISQGASWYSNWLELMLHHTNSFYEVAIVGPKVEQKRAALEQYYKPNKLLVGAERENGLPLLENRLVEGETRIYVCVDKACQMPTSEVAEALKQIE from the coding sequence ATGAAGACCGTTTTATCTGTTCCGTTCGTTTTCATCATTGCAATGTTTCAATCTTGCGGACAACAAAATTCACCTATGACAGACCATAAACACACCAACGCACTTATCAACGAAACGAGTCCGTACCTGCTTCAGCACGCGCACAATCCGGTCAATTGGTTGGCTTGGAATGATGAAAGCCTGGCCAAGGCAAAGGCAGAACAGAAACCGATTTTGGTGAGTATTGGCTACAGTGCTTGTCATTGGTGCCATGTAATGGAGCACGAGAGTTTTGAGGACAGCACCGTTGCCGCTTACATGAATGCGCATTTCATCTGTATCAAAGTCGATCGGGAAGAACGGCCAGACGTGGATCAGGTTTACATGAATGCCGTGCAATTGATGACCGGCCGCGGAGGTTGGCCGCTCAACTGTTTCGCCTTGCCCGATGGCAGGCCGCTTTACGGAGGAACCTATTTCCCCAAAGAGCAATGGATGGATGTGATGGGAAAAGTGGCTGGTATTTGGGAAAACGACCGCGAAAAGGCCCTGGAATATGCCACTAATCTCACCAGAGGAATCAAGGAAAGTGAGCTCATTCAAAGAAATACCGGTGCTGCGGAACTCACTTCAGAGGATGTAAAAGGCTACGTCCAAAAGTGGAAATTGGATTTCGATAACCGTGAAGGCGGTCCAAACCGCGCACCTAAATTTCCATTGCCGAATAACTACGAATTCCTGTTGCGATACGCATACTTAAATGAAGATCAAGAAGTCAAGAATCACGTTGACTTGACGCTGGAAAAAATGGCCTTCGGAGGCATTTACGACCAGATAGGAGGAGGTTTTGCGCGCTATTCTGTGGACGGACTTTGGAAAGTTCCTCACTTTGAGAAAATGCTGTACGATAACGCGCAGTTGGTTTCACTCTATTCAGAAGCTTATCAAGCCACTAAAAACCCACTTTACAAGGAAATTGTGGATGAAACCTTGGCATTCATCCAACGAGAAATGACTTCGGAAGAAGGCGCATTCTATTCTGCTTTGGATGCGGATAGTGAAGGCGAAGAAGGCAAGTTTTATGTGTGGAAAGAGGACGAATTGAAAGCCACTTTGAGAGATGATTTCGACTGGGTAAAAGCCTACTACAACATCAACTCAAAAGGTTTTTGGGAGCACGGAAATTACATTTTGCTTCGCGATAAGACGGATGAGGATTTTGCAAAGAAACAAGGTTGGTCGGTTGATGAACTGAAATCGAAAATCGTTAGTGTCAAAAGTCGATTGCTGGCTGAAAGAAGCAAACGTATTCGTCCAGGATTGGATGATAAACAACTCACTTCGTGGAACGCGCTGATGCTGAAAGGATATGCAGATGCGTATCGCGTTTTCGGAGAGAAACCACATTTGGACGCAGCTTTGAAAAGTGCCGATTTTATTCTAAAAACGCAGCGTAAAGAAGATGGCGGACTGTGGCACAACCACAAAGGAAAGCGCTCCACCATTAACGGGTTTTTGGAAGATTACTGTTTCACCATCGAAGCTTTGATTTCGCTTTATCAGGCAACGTTTGACCGAAAATGGTTGGATGAAGCGGATGCCTTGGTGAAGTACACGATCGAGCATTTCCACGATCCGGAATCTGGAATGTTCTTTTTTAATTCCAACAACGATGCGCAGCTCATTGCGCGCAAAATGGAGCTGACAGATAATGTCATTCCATCATCAAACTCCAGCATGGCGAAGGGACTTTTCTATCTCGGACATTACCTCGATAAGAAGGAATATTTAGACATCTCTGAGCAGATGCTGCACAACGTTAAACCAAGTATTTCGCAAGGCGCGAGTTGGTATTCCAATTGGTTGGAATTGATGCTGCATCACACAAATTCGTTCTACGAAGTGGCAATAGTTGGCCCAAAAGTGGAACAGAAACGCGCAGCATTGGAGCAATACTACAAGCCAAACAAATTGCTGGTAGGAGCCGAACGGGAGAACGGTCTTCCACTGCTCGAAAATCGATTGGTGGAAGGTGAAACACGCATTTATGTGTGTGTGGACAAGGCCTGCCAGATGCCGACAAGTGAAGTTGCTGAAGCGCTTAAGCAGATCGAGTAA
- a CDS encoding O-antigen ligase family protein has protein sequence MLRLTDMQHRNIAFWGMAMIAFGLPVSVFLVSVGTFVLAGNWLLEGQFQKRLKQFFSDPLSLILISIFLIHLVGMAWTENFQMGLKDLRIKLPILLMPLLLFTTKLPDKQRQYQLLLLFVVGCIIGSLFGMLRYFQLGDNEVLNHRNLSVFISHIRFGLMLTLAFFILAYFLFSKWSEWSVAEKMICAASMIWILGFMILLEAFTAYFAFAAVLLFSSIRLLSKQSGRLLKMGIWGTIFLLMIACSAYFQFVSDNHFQEIPFDYRTLTVKTANGNYYAHQKDVLYRENGHRVWNFVCLEELKQEWPTRSSVDFEGNDKKGQPIKFTAIRYLTSKGLMKDSVGIHQLNSEDIALIEQGYTNCRYADGIGIAERVDQLLWAFEEYSWHQNANNSSTLQRWVYLEVGWSIFKEHVLFGVGTGDVINAYRESYSIDDHGLEVQFQGISHNQFLTIAIALGVVGFGFFLFALIYPLYLYRHDYLYVAFFILVIVSFLTDNTFDRQSGVTLFAFFNSFLILRREFAETN, from the coding sequence ATGCTCAGGCTAACCGACATGCAACATCGGAACATCGCGTTCTGGGGCATGGCAATGATCGCGTTCGGATTGCCTGTTTCGGTCTTTCTGGTTAGCGTAGGAACTTTTGTTCTTGCCGGAAACTGGTTGCTCGAAGGACAATTTCAGAAACGACTTAAGCAATTCTTCTCCGATCCGCTTTCTCTCATACTGATTTCCATTTTCCTTATCCACCTAGTTGGAATGGCGTGGACAGAGAATTTTCAGATGGGACTTAAAGATCTGCGCATCAAGCTTCCGATTCTGCTCATGCCGCTACTGCTATTCACAACCAAACTTCCCGATAAACAGCGCCAGTATCAATTGCTACTGCTTTTCGTGGTTGGCTGCATCATCGGTTCTTTATTCGGAATGTTGCGGTATTTTCAATTGGGCGATAACGAAGTTCTGAACCATCGGAATCTTTCTGTTTTCATCTCGCACATCAGGTTTGGGTTGATGCTCACTCTAGCGTTTTTTATCCTAGCGTATTTCCTTTTTTCGAAATGGAGCGAATGGTCTGTTGCGGAGAAAATGATCTGTGCGGCTTCCATGATCTGGATTCTCGGATTTATGATTCTCTTGGAAGCGTTTACCGCATACTTCGCTTTCGCAGCCGTCTTGCTCTTTTCATCCATACGATTGCTCAGCAAACAATCGGGTCGATTACTTAAAATGGGGATTTGGGGCACCATCTTTCTTTTGATGATCGCATGCAGCGCTTACTTCCAATTTGTTTCGGACAATCACTTTCAAGAGATTCCATTCGACTATAGAACGCTGACCGTAAAAACAGCTAATGGAAATTACTACGCGCACCAAAAGGATGTGCTTTATCGCGAAAACGGCCATCGAGTTTGGAATTTCGTTTGCTTGGAAGAATTGAAGCAAGAATGGCCAACGAGAAGTAGCGTTGATTTTGAAGGAAACGACAAAAAAGGCCAACCCATCAAATTCACCGCCATCCGTTACCTAACATCTAAAGGATTGATGAAAGATTCCGTTGGAATCCATCAACTGAATTCCGAAGACATTGCGCTGATTGAACAGGGATATACCAACTGCAGATATGCCGATGGAATTGGCATAGCCGAACGCGTTGACCAACTACTCTGGGCATTTGAAGAATACTCATGGCATCAGAATGCAAATAACTCTTCCACATTGCAGCGATGGGTTTACCTCGAGGTCGGTTGGTCCATTTTTAAAGAACATGTCCTTTTCGGAGTAGGAACAGGAGATGTTATCAATGCTTACAGAGAATCTTACTCGATAGACGACCACGGATTAGAAGTACAATTTCAAGGCATTTCGCACAACCAGTTCCTTACGATAGCCATAGCACTTGGTGTTGTTGGATTTGGGTTTTTCCTCTTCGCGCTTATCTACCCGCTTTACCTTTATCGGCACGATTATCTGTACGTGGCATTCTTTATTCTAGTAATCGTTTCATTTCTAACTGATAACACATTTGACCGCCAGTCTGGCGTTACGCTCTTCGCATTCTTCAACTCATTCTTGATACTGAGGCGAGAGTTTGCGGAAACGAATTAG
- a CDS encoding uroporphyrinogen-III synthase, with protein sequence MEKVKSILVSQPQPEGDKNPYFDLAEKHNLKIDFRSFIHVEGVEAKDFRTQKINILDHSAIILTSKNAADHFFRICEETRVTVPEGMKYFCVSEAIAYYLQKYVVYRKRKIFFGGNTFHELIEVLKKHKGENFLLPCIDDLKPSIPESLDNHGIQYTKAVIYKTVCSDLSDLAEVNYDVLVFYSPTGIKSLFENFPDFKQNKTRIAAFGPTTMHAVKERHLKLDIGAPVPNAPSMTMALDQYITQANKKK encoded by the coding sequence ATGGAAAAAGTAAAAAGTATCCTTGTTTCGCAACCGCAACCTGAAGGAGACAAAAACCCCTATTTCGACCTAGCTGAAAAACACAATCTGAAGATCGATTTCCGATCTTTTATCCACGTGGAAGGCGTAGAAGCCAAAGATTTTCGAACTCAAAAGATCAACATCCTCGATCATTCTGCTATCATTCTGACAAGTAAGAATGCGGCTGATCACTTCTTTCGCATCTGCGAAGAAACTAGAGTTACCGTGCCTGAGGGAATGAAGTATTTCTGCGTTTCGGAAGCCATTGCTTATTATCTTCAGAAATATGTGGTTTACCGCAAGCGCAAGATCTTTTTCGGAGGAAACACATTTCACGAACTGATTGAGGTGTTGAAAAAGCATAAAGGGGAAAATTTCCTTTTGCCTTGTATTGACGACCTGAAGCCTTCAATTCCAGAATCGTTGGACAACCATGGCATACAATACACCAAGGCCGTGATATACAAGACAGTATGCAGCGATCTTTCTGATCTTGCCGAAGTGAATTACGATGTCCTCGTGTTCTATAGCCCGACCGGAATCAAGTCGTTGTTTGAAAATTTCCCTGATTTCAAGCAGAATAAGACCCGAATTGCCGCCTTCGGGCCAACCACTATGCATGCCGTGAAAGAAAGACACTTGAAATTGGACATTGGCGCGCCAGTGCCGAATGCACCATCCATGACCATGGCCTTAGATCAATACATTACACAGGCGAACAAGAAAAAATAA
- a CDS encoding acyl transferase, with protein sequence MKISIENIAKTIFSMNEHNDVLFEKIALELFRLHAKKNETYRDFIGHLNVDPNKISKLGDIPFLPISMFKRHQVGIFNAPPEAIFLSSGTTGMERSHHFVADLSVYDQSLFQCFDQFFGKAKDLCILALLPSYLERSNSSLVYMTQKLMKKSGHADNGFYLDRLTTLSKVLKKNSKNGVKTLLIGVTFALLDLAEKHPQELKDCIILETGGMKGRRREMPREEVHEILKSAFGLENIASEYGMTELLSQAYSLGDGIFRTPPWMRVYVREATDPLAVSLRGKGALNVIDLANMHSCPFIATQDLAHIHQDHSFEVLGRMDDAEVRGCNLMVSS encoded by the coding sequence ATGAAGATTTCGATAGAAAATATCGCAAAAACAATCTTCTCAATGAACGAACACAACGATGTGTTGTTCGAGAAAATTGCATTGGAGCTGTTCCGTTTGCATGCCAAGAAGAATGAAACTTATCGCGATTTTATTGGGCATCTTAACGTTGACCCGAACAAAATATCGAAGTTGGGCGATATACCGTTTCTTCCCATTTCCATGTTCAAACGGCATCAGGTAGGCATTTTCAATGCTCCGCCCGAAGCGATTTTTCTAAGCAGCGGAACTACTGGAATGGAACGGAGTCATCACTTCGTAGCTGATCTGTCGGTTTACGACCAAAGCCTGTTTCAATGCTTTGACCAGTTCTTCGGAAAAGCCAAAGATCTGTGCATTCTTGCGTTGCTTCCCTCCTATTTAGAGCGCTCGAATTCATCATTGGTTTACATGACCCAGAAGTTGATGAAGAAGAGCGGCCATGCCGATAATGGTTTCTATTTGGATAGGCTGACAACACTTTCGAAAGTGCTGAAGAAGAACTCCAAAAACGGGGTAAAAACATTGCTGATTGGAGTCACTTTCGCTTTGCTCGACCTTGCTGAAAAACATCCACAGGAACTGAAAGATTGCATCATTCTGGAAACAGGCGGCATGAAAGGAAGGCGCAGGGAAATGCCGCGTGAAGAAGTTCATGAAATCCTAAAATCGGCTTTCGGTTTGGAAAATATTGCCAGCGAATACGGCATGACCGAACTCTTGAGCCAAGCGTATTCTTTGGGTGATGGCATTTTCCGAACACCGCCTTGGATGCGCGTTTATGTGCGCGAAGCCACCGATCCACTAGCGGTTTCGCTAAGAGGAAAAGGCGCGTTAAACGTGATTGATCTGGCCAACATGCACAGTTGCCCATTCATTGCCACACAAGACTTGGCTCACATTCATCAAGACCACTCGTTTGAGGTGCTCGGAAGAATGGATGATGCGGAAGTGAGAGGGTGTAATTTGATGGTTTCGAGCTAA
- a CDS encoding S41 family peptidase, with protein sequence MLSLLTSSYVDSFFEISKNLDIFITLFKELNLYYVDETQPGNLMEKGIDGMLESLDPYTTYIPETDIEDYRFMTTGQYGGIGALIRKKDSLVVVAEPYEDFPAMKAGLLAGDVILEVNGKTTEGKSTGDISSVLKGQPQTEVKVKIKRFGVDKPFDVTVVREEIKIKSVPYSNMLTEDIGYVNLSSFTDNCTKEVSDAIQELQGRGMKKLVLDLRGNPGGLLNEAVALSNLFVPKGELIVSTKGKVKEWNKDYKATQTPLDKDMPLAVLVNSGSASASEIVSGVIQDLDRGVVIGQRTFGKGLVQTTRPLSYNSQLKVTTAKYYIPSGRCIQALDYSNRNEDGSVGKVPDSLITLYHTKAGRLVYDGGGINPDIEVEPLKLSEIAFSLGLKMLYFDFATEYRFAHKEIAPVREFVVDDALLKEFQDWLEAKEFDYTTDSEIVLNKLKEVAEEEKYFKRIEEEYAALEAKVKHNKTKDMEEFKEEVKDLLRGEIVSRYYHQKGRIEAMLEDDVDVMKAKEILNDSEQYQRILSDVSASK encoded by the coding sequence ATGTTATCGCTTCTTACAAGCAGCTACGTTGATTCTTTCTTCGAGATCAGCAAGAACCTCGACATTTTCATTACGCTCTTTAAAGAGTTGAACCTTTATTATGTTGATGAGACCCAACCGGGAAACCTGATGGAAAAAGGCATTGACGGTATGTTGGAATCGCTCGATCCTTACACCACCTACATTCCCGAAACAGACATCGAAGATTATCGGTTTATGACCACAGGCCAATATGGTGGCATCGGGGCTTTGATCCGAAAAAAAGACAGCTTAGTAGTGGTTGCTGAACCATACGAGGATTTTCCAGCAATGAAAGCGGGCCTTTTGGCCGGAGATGTGATATTGGAAGTGAATGGAAAAACGACCGAAGGAAAATCAACTGGAGACATCAGTTCGGTTCTTAAGGGCCAACCTCAAACTGAAGTAAAGGTCAAAATCAAACGATTTGGTGTAGACAAACCGTTTGATGTGACCGTGGTCCGCGAAGAGATCAAGATCAAAAGTGTTCCTTATTCCAATATGCTTACCGAAGATATCGGCTACGTGAACCTTTCGAGTTTTACGGATAACTGCACAAAGGAAGTAAGTGATGCGATTCAGGAATTGCAAGGTCGAGGCATGAAAAAATTGGTGCTCGATCTTCGCGGTAATCCTGGAGGATTGCTGAATGAAGCAGTTGCGCTAAGCAACCTGTTTGTGCCAAAAGGCGAATTGATCGTAAGCACGAAAGGGAAAGTAAAAGAGTGGAACAAAGATTATAAGGCCACTCAAACTCCTCTTGATAAGGACATGCCTTTGGCGGTTCTGGTAAACAGCGGTTCCGCTTCCGCTTCTGAAATCGTTTCAGGAGTTATCCAAGATCTAGACCGCGGTGTGGTCATCGGACAACGGACTTTTGGTAAAGGATTGGTGCAAACCACTCGGCCACTCAGTTACAATTCTCAGCTAAAAGTGACCACGGCCAAATATTACATTCCGAGTGGACGATGTATTCAGGCTTTGGATTATTCGAATAGAAATGAAGACGGAAGTGTGGGAAAAGTGCCCGATTCCTTGATCACACTTTATCATACAAAAGCAGGACGTTTGGTATACGATGGCGGAGGAATAAACCCTGATATAGAAGTTGAACCATTAAAGCTTTCAGAGATCGCTTTCAGCCTTGGACTAAAAATGCTCTATTTCGATTTTGCCACCGAATATCGCTTTGCACACAAGGAAATTGCCCCGGTTCGTGAATTTGTGGTGGATGATGCGCTCTTGAAAGAATTTCAGGATTGGCTGGAAGCGAAGGAATTTGATTACACCACTGACAGCGAAATCGTGCTGAATAAGCTGAAAGAAGTGGCAGAAGAAGAGAAATATTTCAAACGTATTGAAGAAGAATATGCAGCCTTGGAAGCCAAAGTGAAGCACAACAAGACCAAGGATATGGAAGAATTTAAAGAGGAAGTGAAAGACCTGCTTCGCGGAGAGATCGTGTCTCGCTACTACCATCAGAAAGGAAGGATTGAAGCGATGCTTGAGGATGATGTGGATGTGATGAAGGCCAAAGAAATCCTGAACGACTCCGAACAATATCAGCGTATCCTTTCGGATGTGAGCGCTTCTAAATAA
- a CDS encoding DUF4271 domain-containing protein — protein sequence MNQRYLCTMQEAAVDTVQFLVSDSVGFVSELDSIMPVEIEPPVVSLFEGHILQDQHHYAYENKVDQGNTFMFGILFICAAIIVYLQRSSEGVFTDVLKASFDMNLANQDARIENAQRSRNMLLIQVISAISIAVFITGVLLKMVGGSPSVSSVFFKVFGSLVVFVLLKRIVLWFLALLFDLHSELRLHRFNLSILFGISGLILLPLSLLLFYSPQIPFNAIIYVGSGIGLLFYIKGLQRGFSIALSSVGISALHLFYYLCALEILPAFVLIRLAQNM from the coding sequence ATGAATCAGCGCTACCTTTGCACTATGCAAGAGGCTGCTGTTGATACTGTTCAATTCTTGGTAAGCGATTCCGTTGGATTCGTTTCCGAGCTTGATTCAATCATGCCTGTTGAAATTGAGCCGCCTGTGGTGAGCTTGTTTGAAGGTCATATTCTGCAAGATCAACACCATTACGCTTATGAGAACAAGGTTGATCAAGGCAACACGTTCATGTTCGGCATCTTGTTCATTTGCGCTGCCATCATTGTTTATCTACAGCGGAGTTCAGAAGGTGTTTTCACCGATGTTTTGAAGGCAAGTTTCGATATGAATTTGGCCAATCAGGATGCACGGATTGAAAATGCACAACGTAGCAGAAACATGCTGCTCATACAGGTCATTTCCGCTATCTCCATAGCCGTTTTCATTACTGGTGTTTTACTGAAAATGGTTGGTGGCAGTCCGTCCGTGAGTAGCGTTTTCTTCAAGGTGTTCGGGTCATTGGTTGTTTTTGTTCTACTCAAACGAATTGTTCTTTGGTTTCTGGCATTACTGTTCGATCTGCACAGCGAGCTGCGTTTGCATCGTTTCAACCTCAGTATTCTGTTTGGAATTTCTGGTTTGATTTTACTTCCGCTTTCACTGCTTCTATTTTACAGTCCACAGATTCCTTTCAATGCGATCATTTACGTGGGTTCGGGCATTGGTCTTCTGTTCTATATCAAAGGTCTTCAGCGTGGTTTTTCAATTGCCTTGAGTTCTGTCGGAATATCAGCGCTTCATTTGTTTTATTACCTTTGCGCGCTCGAAATACTGCCTGCTTTTGTGCTGATTCGTTTAGCACAGAACATGTAG